A DNA window from Iodobacter ciconiae contains the following coding sequences:
- a CDS encoding LysR family transcriptional regulator: MDSSQRVRAILSFVQAADAGSFAAGARALGISSAAVSKNIAGLEKALGVRLMNRTTRSLKLTEEGEAFLRQARVALEALDLAVDAVVSQRAAPSGRVRISTSAGFGREQLTPVLPGLLNTYPGLAVEVDFDDRVVDLVHDGYDIALRGGRIADSSLVSRTVCKFRMVLVASLAYLETHGIPKQPEDLLRHRMLNRRFLGGRISPWNFVAEDGSISTLNTESALITMSSPEALTEMAVAGVGVAEIGIHHAWKHLQSGALRLLLLRSHHPGQFEMTLQYPHRALVAPRVRVTVDYLLDSFANMPELHVSQSDLSACEA, translated from the coding sequence ATGGATTCATCACAGCGCGTCCGCGCCATTTTGTCCTTCGTCCAAGCGGCCGATGCGGGCAGCTTTGCCGCAGGCGCCCGTGCGCTTGGCATCTCTTCGGCTGCAGTCAGCAAGAACATTGCGGGGCTGGAAAAAGCACTGGGGGTGCGGCTGATGAATCGCACCACCCGCAGCCTTAAGCTGACCGAGGAAGGTGAAGCCTTCCTGCGGCAGGCCCGGGTGGCGCTGGAGGCGCTGGACCTGGCGGTTGATGCGGTCGTTTCCCAACGGGCAGCCCCTTCTGGGCGGGTGCGCATCTCCACCAGTGCCGGCTTTGGCCGCGAGCAACTGACTCCAGTGTTACCGGGCTTGCTGAACACCTATCCTGGCCTGGCGGTCGAGGTCGATTTTGATGACAGGGTGGTCGACCTGGTCCATGATGGTTACGACATCGCCTTGCGAGGCGGACGTATCGCCGATTCCTCGCTGGTGTCCCGGACCGTTTGCAAGTTCCGAATGGTGTTGGTGGCCTCGCTGGCCTATCTGGAAACCCACGGCATTCCGAAACAGCCTGAAGACCTGCTACGGCACCGGATGCTGAACCGGCGCTTTCTGGGCGGGCGAATTTCGCCGTGGAATTTCGTCGCCGAGGACGGGAGCATCAGCACGCTGAACACCGAATCGGCCTTGATAACGATGTCTTCACCGGAAGCCCTGACCGAGATGGCGGTCGCGGGCGTCGGTGTGGCGGAAATCGGTATCCATCATGCCTGGAAACACCTTCAGAGCGGGGCGCTGCGACTGCTGTTGTTGCGCTCGCATCATCCTGGACAATTCGAGATGACCTTGCAGTATCCTCACCGCGCCCTGGTGGCACCGCGGGTGCGGGTGACGGTGGACTATCTGCTTGATTCTTTTGCCAACATGCCCGAGCTTCATGTCTCTCAATCGGACCTGAGTGCCTGCGAGGCTTAA
- a CDS encoding DUF7281 domain-containing protein, with product MEKSLIKTLLRIVQSDENRFAPSLGLTQFANNHQIGRQQGKSYLFNATDKQIIKDLLKIEAGIDANSTRPDAWDGLSRTESLALASNEKLSRSNVRLNRVAVKALAGRALCLGDEAMKLPDGSHLELDWQQVSLLNRHDGVVLVENWEAFENIHNLQFEPNIACSNPLVIFRGMPQVYRQDYSIELLETLKLPVYAFVDFDPAGLMIALSTPHFMSLIAPPNDMLDAAFKACTNVVRFQSQLPETQAVLEQCTHSEISHYWQLFKNAGVALPQEYFLSGISLVTTNELIQY from the coding sequence ATGGAAAAAAGCTTAATCAAAACCTTGCTGCGCATTGTACAAAGTGATGAGAATAGATTTGCACCTTCACTTGGATTAACCCAATTTGCCAATAACCATCAAATTGGTCGCCAGCAGGGTAAAAGTTATCTTTTTAATGCTACCGACAAGCAAATCATTAAAGACCTGCTTAAGATTGAAGCGGGGATTGATGCAAATTCAACACGCCCCGATGCATGGGATGGATTAAGTCGTACGGAAAGCTTGGCATTAGCTAGTAACGAAAAACTAAGCCGAAGTAATGTGAGATTGAACCGCGTTGCAGTTAAAGCTTTAGCGGGCAGGGCGTTATGCCTTGGCGATGAGGCGATGAAGCTTCCTGATGGAAGCCATTTGGAGCTGGATTGGCAGCAAGTTTCACTGCTAAATCGGCACGATGGCGTAGTGCTGGTTGAAAATTGGGAAGCATTTGAAAATATCCATAATTTGCAGTTTGAGCCCAATATTGCTTGCAGCAACCCGCTCGTGATATTTCGGGGAATGCCGCAGGTTTATCGGCAAGATTATTCAATCGAACTTTTAGAAACGCTCAAGTTGCCTGTTTACGCTTTTGTTGATTTTGATCCGGCTGGCTTAATGATTGCCCTTAGCACGCCTCATTTCATGAGTTTAATTGCCCCACCCAATGACATGCTTGATGCTGCCTTTAAAGCGTGCACCAATGTCGTAAGATTTCAAAGCCAGCTGCCTGAAACACAAGCTGTGCTAGAACAGTGTACGCATTCTGAAATTAGCCACTATTGGCAATTGTTTAAAAATGCTGGTGTAGCTTTACCCCAAGA
- a CDS encoding ATP-binding protein — MNFPSGNVDTATADLVSSPNFQLKKLILIDSLSIGRIIEFPVDGGAVLTGRNGRGKTSMLQLLLLFYGESPNRIVTTEAGKHSFTGYYLPRTTSYIVFEYQRPDGGLRMVVAHADRHGEKVCFRLVREGFDPRQFVTADGAFVPAPQLVRHLKLAGFRCHEQQIESLAEYRAIMLATHSSGGDRKRLREIRELSSDYGFTLPNKPLHQIEKIITGMFRRKTNFEDLQSMVVECTSDTQQTLSMTADRKKLEDWPRHFAAYTAVMTLESVMNQADQAAQQLEAARASLGEVKGKLESLLLHLEDQWHGLAEQKSKLDTEHQQALNRYTDARGQLQSKKIEAGKHAQYAEGKATELLQAWDHYEQQGIRASDELVARGQELRDEKQQLEKRQETLLGEQSEIAQRYETLKQKQQARFYSEKEVLDQQADQERQRFELLEQQLEQKVAGQRLDLDATQKTQREPYALALAQAQESVGSWRAQLNNPQVPAESQALVDTKQQALTDALEKKNQLSNVQQEKTAAFSTAKVNFERQERKVEDKKNELAKLESTLLEKQRFAMPEPGTLLHFLRSECSDWTQDVARVIDGELLTRTDLSPQFIERIDSLYGLNLDLSKLAPHVLADESTAQFEIVQQQRQVALCRAELEAEQATFGQCSSVCAQTETAMRQHEQVLLQAMAHVETAKAELASAKQQLNEQRNLAKANAEAGLARAKQTWEHCQCEIEQLDRACRDARDELEQKARQEKSALSEQKRAAIETLNTKEKAARAELAQTLLQLDAECRSALQAQGVDTERLKEIADRLQLIDRDLGKIKSVIESVQSWRLWLRDEWPKRENWQQDALQHRAYEEAFNQQLKALDREWKEGESRYQAQFEQVKQQLEKLDQQQKLTRTRLEKMAAYTAIEVTVVDLSWTLDLLVGLANKAEDDEQQCKTEVRRLVGELRRGFAKTPGAKPYEFMELNRLGLIDAPDEAWVPLFRTWFTEEHRTVQRILLMDARLIAGTVIQFHRTMDDFHKKVLQFNRELQNHLDQNISFESISQVKVEVVSTIRELAYWQSICDMAEANHHWVNGMSNELPPEAFAKTLDDLLSHWETKSGIQADLKQLIRIQGEVVENGNTRQFRKASDLEAVSSNGLSYLVLVSIFVAFINRIRRDANVNIVWALDELKDLDSGNVVHLIELLKRNQITLVSAFPDPDPETLELFNHCFTVEPDRRLMQVRVADPFLLEEEAAHV, encoded by the coding sequence ATGAATTTCCCAAGTGGAAACGTTGATACAGCTACGGCTGATTTAGTATCAAGTCCTAACTTTCAGCTCAAAAAGCTCATCCTGATCGACTCACTCAGCATCGGCCGGATTATTGAGTTTCCGGTGGATGGCGGAGCAGTTTTGACTGGGCGTAATGGCCGTGGCAAAACGTCGATGCTGCAATTGTTGCTGCTGTTTTACGGCGAAAGCCCGAATCGGATTGTGACCACCGAAGCGGGGAAACACAGTTTTACTGGCTACTATCTGCCGCGTACCACTTCTTATATCGTCTTTGAATATCAGCGCCCCGATGGTGGGCTGCGCATGGTGGTGGCGCACGCCGACAGGCATGGCGAGAAAGTGTGTTTCCGTTTGGTACGCGAAGGCTTTGACCCTAGGCAGTTCGTGACAGCTGATGGGGCTTTCGTGCCTGCGCCGCAGTTGGTCCGTCATTTAAAGCTGGCTGGCTTTCGCTGCCATGAACAGCAAATTGAATCTTTGGCTGAATATCGCGCCATCATGCTGGCAACGCATAGTAGCGGTGGTGATCGCAAACGGTTGCGTGAGATCCGCGAGCTATCGTCAGATTACGGCTTTACGCTGCCCAATAAACCACTGCATCAGATTGAAAAAATCATTACCGGCATGTTTCGGCGCAAAACCAATTTTGAAGATCTGCAGAGCATGGTGGTGGAATGCACCAGCGATACCCAGCAAACGCTGAGTATGACGGCGGATCGCAAAAAGCTGGAAGACTGGCCGCGCCACTTTGCCGCCTACACGGCGGTGATGACGCTTGAGTCTGTCATGAACCAAGCCGATCAAGCGGCACAGCAACTTGAAGCGGCGCGTGCCAGTTTGGGCGAAGTCAAAGGCAAGCTTGAGTCCTTGCTCTTGCATCTAGAAGACCAATGGCATGGTTTAGCTGAGCAAAAATCTAAGCTCGATACCGAGCATCAGCAGGCACTCAATCGATATACCGATGCGCGTGGACAGCTGCAAAGCAAAAAGATCGAAGCAGGCAAGCACGCACAGTATGCCGAAGGCAAAGCCACCGAGCTGCTGCAGGCGTGGGATCACTACGAGCAACAAGGGATTCGGGCAAGCGATGAGTTAGTTGCTCGCGGCCAAGAATTACGCGATGAAAAACAGCAGCTTGAGAAACGGCAAGAAACGTTGCTGGGCGAGCAAAGCGAAATTGCGCAGCGTTATGAAACTTTAAAGCAGAAGCAACAAGCGCGGTTTTATTCCGAGAAAGAGGTGCTTGATCAACAGGCAGATCAGGAAAGGCAACGGTTTGAATTGCTCGAACAGCAGCTAGAGCAGAAAGTTGCAGGACAGCGACTTGATTTAGATGCCACGCAAAAAACACAGCGCGAACCCTATGCCTTGGCCTTAGCACAAGCGCAGGAATCGGTTGGCTCTTGGCGTGCTCAGCTCAATAACCCGCAAGTACCAGCCGAAAGTCAGGCCTTGGTCGATACCAAGCAGCAGGCGCTGACCGACGCGCTAGAAAAGAAAAATCAGCTTTCTAATGTCCAGCAAGAAAAAACGGCTGCGTTTAGTACTGCAAAAGTCAATTTCGAGCGGCAAGAGCGCAAAGTTGAAGACAAAAAAAATGAGCTCGCCAAACTTGAGTCCACTCTACTAGAGAAGCAGCGCTTTGCCATGCCCGAGCCGGGGACATTGCTGCATTTTCTGCGTTCTGAATGCTCAGATTGGACACAGGATGTGGCCCGCGTGATTGATGGTGAACTGTTAACGCGCACGGATTTAAGTCCGCAGTTTATTGAACGCATCGATTCGCTGTATGGGCTCAATCTTGATTTATCTAAGCTGGCACCGCATGTGCTGGCCGACGAATCGACGGCTCAATTTGAAATTGTGCAGCAGCAACGCCAAGTTGCTTTGTGTCGTGCAGAGTTGGAGGCTGAGCAAGCCACATTCGGCCAATGCAGCAGTGTGTGTGCGCAAACTGAAACGGCCATGCGGCAACATGAGCAAGTATTGTTGCAAGCCATGGCTCACGTGGAAACTGCCAAGGCTGAATTGGCATCTGCAAAACAGCAGCTGAACGAGCAGCGCAATCTTGCCAAAGCAAATGCAGAAGCTGGCTTGGCCAGGGCCAAACAGACATGGGAGCACTGCCAGTGCGAGATCGAGCAACTTGATCGTGCTTGTCGAGATGCGCGCGATGAGCTTGAGCAAAAGGCAAGGCAGGAGAAGAGCGCTTTATCCGAGCAAAAACGTGCGGCGATTGAAACGCTTAATACTAAAGAAAAAGCGGCGAGAGCCGAGCTAGCACAAACGTTGTTGCAATTGGATGCCGAATGTCGTTCTGCGCTTCAGGCTCAGGGTGTCGATACCGAGCGTTTGAAAGAAATTGCTGATCGTTTGCAGCTTATTGATCGTGATCTTGGAAAAATCAAATCGGTGATTGAATCGGTGCAGAGCTGGCGACTCTGGCTGCGCGATGAATGGCCTAAGCGTGAAAACTGGCAACAAGATGCGCTCCAGCATCGTGCGTATGAAGAGGCGTTCAACCAGCAACTAAAAGCGCTCGATCGTGAATGGAAAGAGGGTGAATCCCGCTATCAGGCTCAGTTTGAGCAAGTTAAGCAACAGCTCGAAAAGCTCGACCAACAGCAAAAATTGACGCGTACTCGACTTGAAAAGATGGCGGCATACACCGCGATCGAGGTCACTGTGGTTGATCTGAGCTGGACACTGGATCTGCTGGTTGGGCTGGCGAATAAAGCGGAAGACGATGAGCAGCAGTGCAAAACCGAAGTACGGCGCTTGGTGGGCGAGCTCAGGCGTGGGTTTGCTAAAACTCCTGGGGCAAAACCCTATGAGTTTATGGAGTTAAATCGCCTTGGTTTGATTGATGCACCTGATGAAGCGTGGGTGCCGCTATTCAGAACCTGGTTTACAGAAGAACATCGCACTGTGCAGCGCATTTTGTTGATGGATGCGCGCCTGATTGCAGGCACTGTGATCCAATTTCATCGAACAATGGATGATTTTCATAAAAAGGTACTGCAATTTAATCGCGAGCTGCAAAACCATCTTGACCAGAATATTTCATTTGAAAGCATTAGCCAGGTGAAGGTTGAGGTCGTTTCGACGATTCGTGAGCTGGCGTATTGGCAGTCGATTTGTGATATGGCTGAGGCAAATCATCATTGGGTTAATGGTATGAGCAATGAACTGCCGCCAGAGGCATTTGCTAAAACGCTGGATGATTTGTTGAGCCACTGGGAAACGAAGTCGGGTATTCAGGCTGATTTAAAGCAGCTGATCCGGATTCAGGGTGAGGTGGTTGAAAATGGCAACACACGTCAATTTAGGAAAGCATCGGATCTGGAGGCGGTTTCATCCAACGGCTTGTCCTACCTAGTGTTGGTCAGTATCTTTGTCGCCTTTATTAATCGGATTCGCCGCGATGCGAATGTGAATATTGTCTGGGCTTTGGATGAGCTTAAGGATTTAGATAGTGGCAATGTGGTGCATCTGATTGAGCTATTGAAGCGAAATCAAATCACACTGGTTTCGGCGTTTCCAGACCCTGACCCAGAAACTTTGGAATTGTTTAATCATTGTTTCACGGTGGAGCCAGATCGACGCCTGATGCAAGTGCGTGTTGCTGACCCATTTTTGCTGGAAGAGGAGGCTGCTCATGTTTGA
- a CDS encoding condensin complex protein MksE has translation MFEHTVRLLLEGIFVCEITHREAFAFLNNPANQQSVNDYLGKIGLKLSRTQHGGSFFAAHIETGGPEKKAAKEVFTKIKHELRPLVAFLELVMRASQKDDVICAGFVIETASVMLSIDSNPTLRNDLQSLANLVKGPAADSSDRARFNKVLNRFKDEGYLYLANSEREIYQVTGKIEFIMEAIAFLSEHEKIGLEDEEAEVASQGSLL, from the coding sequence ATGTTTGAACATACAGTGCGTCTTTTGCTCGAAGGTATATTTGTTTGCGAGATCACGCATCGCGAAGCGTTTGCCTTTTTGAATAACCCAGCCAATCAGCAGAGCGTGAATGATTATTTGGGAAAAATTGGTCTGAAACTATCCAGAACTCAGCATGGTGGATCGTTTTTTGCGGCACACATAGAAACTGGAGGACCAGAGAAAAAAGCTGCGAAAGAAGTTTTTACCAAAATCAAGCATGAGCTTCGCCCCTTGGTGGCTTTTCTTGAATTGGTAATGCGGGCCTCGCAAAAGGATGATGTGATTTGCGCTGGCTTTGTGATCGAAACGGCAAGCGTGATGCTGTCGATTGATAGTAATCCAACGCTGCGCAACGATTTGCAATCGCTCGCTAATTTGGTGAAGGGGCCGGCTGCTGATAGCTCGGATCGTGCCCGATTTAATAAAGTACTGAATCGCTTTAAGGATGAAGGTTATTTGTATCTCGCCAATAGTGAGCGCGAGATTTATCAAGTCACTGGCAAGATTGAATTCATCATGGAGGCAATTGCCTTTTTGTCCGAGCATGAAAAGATCGGGCTTGAGGACGAAGAAGCCGAAGTCGCTAGCCAAGGATCATTGCTGTGA
- a CDS encoding DUF3226 domain-containing protein: MADRLLLVEGEADRAFFELLCRKHTVDAEAIKVSSPKGLGGDWDSKQGVLNLLEAQISDLNDGRLQALAIVVDADRAPDGGFAKTIQQITVKVTPQGYGTPPVSLVTGGLLYKHNDGLPDLGVWVMPDNKNEGMLEDWIKQSVSTAEQGFFTQAQSTVANLVNPKFGAPRVSKAEVATWLAWQKQPGEGLYCTVKHNLLDSDAPLHTGLVQWLKTVFP; this comes from the coding sequence ATGGCTGATCGTTTATTACTGGTTGAAGGTGAGGCAGATCGGGCTTTTTTTGAACTGCTTTGTCGAAAGCACACTGTAGATGCCGAAGCGATCAAAGTGTCCTCTCCAAAAGGACTTGGCGGTGATTGGGATTCCAAACAAGGTGTTTTGAATCTACTTGAGGCGCAGATCTCGGATTTGAATGATGGTCGGCTGCAGGCTCTGGCTATTGTAGTTGATGCTGATCGCGCACCCGATGGTGGTTTTGCAAAGACCATCCAGCAAATTACGGTTAAGGTTACGCCGCAGGGTTATGGCACGCCGCCCGTATCACTGGTTACTGGAGGCTTGCTCTATAAGCACAATGATGGCTTACCAGACCTTGGGGTTTGGGTGATGCCGGATAATAAGAACGAGGGGATGCTGGAAGACTGGATTAAGCAATCTGTATCGACTGCTGAACAAGGATTTTTTACGCAAGCCCAAAGCACAGTCGCTAACCTTGTAAACCCCAAGTTCGGAGCTCCCCGTGTAAGCAAAGCTGAAGTTGCGACCTGGTTGGCTTGGCAAAAACAACCTGGTGAGGGGCTTTATTGCACGGTGAAACATAATTTGCTCGATTCTGACGCACCACTACATACTGGGCTAGTTCAATGGTTGAAAACCGTGTTTCCTTAA
- a CDS encoding AAA family ATPase, translating into MHLKSLHIKNFRALEDFQVSKLGRVNLIVGKNNSGKSSVLEALRIYAGNANPNLLEEIAFGHDEKYRVNDGALADYADIPFVDFFSGRLFPLDDESSILIGEVDDEPQKTLEIKHFLMGMAHENVERDGEARLIERPIILSKYAVAHDGVDYDMQALIVSKNGNSKLLNLDSLTGRRPRQWFEASDGLPSSYIPTQFISMDALADLWDPIQFSEHGDFVREGLKLIADDFEHLAFVKAEPDLSRAPQGLIARTMSSNLRRTAMVKLRSMNKPIPLNSMGDGMLRVLQLLLKIFPAKGGFLLIDEFENGLHYSVQEKIWRHLFDLAEKLNIQIFATTHSWDCIESFAKVAVEKTSTEGVLFRVGRSVRTSDQGRVIATVFDEQKLFNITQSDVEVR; encoded by the coding sequence ATGCATTTAAAATCACTGCATATAAAGAATTTTCGTGCACTTGAAGACTTCCAAGTCAGCAAGCTTGGCCGTGTCAATCTGATCGTCGGCAAGAATAATTCCGGGAAAAGCTCGGTGCTGGAAGCGTTGCGGATTTATGCGGGGAATGCGAATCCTAATCTATTGGAAGAAATTGCATTTGGGCATGATGAGAAATATCGGGTTAATGATGGTGCGCTAGCTGATTATGCGGATATTCCCTTTGTTGATTTTTTTTCTGGAAGATTATTTCCACTAGATGATGAATCCTCCATTTTAATTGGCGAGGTGGATGATGAGCCGCAAAAAACCCTCGAGATAAAACATTTTCTCATGGGCATGGCTCATGAAAATGTCGAACGGGATGGCGAAGCGCGTTTGATTGAGCGTCCAATTATCTTGAGTAAATATGCAGTAGCGCATGATGGTGTTGATTATGATATGCAGGCACTGATTGTTAGCAAAAATGGAAATTCTAAATTATTAAATTTAGATTCACTCACTGGTCGTAGACCGAGGCAATGGTTCGAGGCGAGTGATGGGTTGCCGAGTAGTTATATCCCGACTCAGTTCATTTCGATGGATGCGTTAGCTGATTTATGGGATCCGATTCAGTTTTCAGAGCATGGCGATTTTGTGCGTGAAGGTTTGAAATTGATTGCGGATGATTTTGAGCATCTGGCTTTTGTGAAGGCCGAACCAGATTTATCAAGAGCGCCGCAAGGACTGATTGCAAGGACGATGAGTAGCAATTTACGGCGAACAGCAATGGTCAAATTACGCAGCATGAATAAACCCATTCCATTGAACAGCATGGGTGACGGCATGTTGCGAGTCTTGCAGCTGCTTTTGAAAATTTTTCCTGCAAAGGGTGGTTTTTTGCTGATCGATGAGTTTGAAAATGGCCTGCATTACTCGGTGCAGGAAAAAATCTGGCGACATTTGTTTGATCTTGCCGAAAAATTGAATATTCAAATCTTTGCTACGACCCATAGCTGGGATTGCATCGAGAGCTTTGCCAAAGTGGCCGTTGAAAAAACGTCAACAGAGGGTGTGCTATTCCGCGTTGGCCGCAGTGTGCGCACCAGCGATCAGGGCCGAGTGATTGCTACGGTGTTTGATGAGCAGAAGCTATTTAATATCACGCAGTCCGATGTTGAGGTGCGCTGA
- a CDS encoding NAD(P)H-dependent oxidoreductase, with translation MKTLLIVSHPYPEQSQVIKALQQTAEALPNVTVRNLETLYGHDTSAFDVAAEQRAHHGVDRVVYLFPIHWFNLTPMLKAYLNQVWSYGWAFGPEGKALHGKQMQVVVSAGVTAHTYSAAGLIQSSIQEVLTPMKASALYVGMSYAEPLAFYEAMGASDNKLAGFQQALRACLTAPQLDAVPA, from the coding sequence ATGAAAACACTGCTAATCGTCTCCCATCCCTATCCCGAACAGTCACAGGTTATCAAGGCGCTGCAGCAGACCGCCGAGGCCTTGCCCAATGTGACGGTGCGCAACCTCGAAACCCTTTACGGCCACGACACCTCCGCCTTCGACGTCGCCGCCGAACAGCGGGCTCATCATGGTGTGGACCGCGTGGTGTATCTGTTTCCCATCCATTGGTTCAACCTCACTCCGATGCTCAAGGCCTATCTCAACCAGGTCTGGAGTTATGGCTGGGCTTTCGGCCCGGAAGGCAAGGCACTGCATGGTAAGCAAATGCAGGTGGTGGTTTCGGCCGGTGTCACGGCTCATACCTACTCGGCCGCCGGCCTGATCCAGAGCAGCATTCAAGAAGTCCTGACACCGATGAAAGCCAGCGCCTTGTACGTTGGCATGTCCTACGCCGAACCGCTGGCCTTCTACGAGGCCATGGGTGCCAGCGACAACAAGCTCGCAGGCTTCCAGCAGGCCCTGCGGGCCTGTCTGACCGCACCGCAGCTCGACGCCGTACCAGCCTGA
- a CDS encoding superoxide dismutase — protein sequence MKLLCLDVPQPNATMEQYGSHMLDEVRHAWDLYKTGFIRDIYFRQDRPGVAITAEAESVEAARAVLMSFPLATANLIGWDIIPLGPMANWELLFPKA from the coding sequence ATGAAACTACTTTGCCTCGATGTACCGCAACCCAACGCCACCATGGAGCAATATGGCTCTCATATGCTCGACGAGGTGCGCCACGCCTGGGATCTGTACAAGACCGGCTTCATCCGCGACATCTATTTCCGTCAGGACCGTCCCGGCGTGGCGATCACCGCTGAAGCCGAATCCGTAGAGGCCGCGCGCGCCGTACTGATGTCGTTTCCGCTGGCCACGGCCAATTTGATCGGCTGGGACATCATTCCCCTGGGACCCATGGCCAATTGGGAATTGCTGTTCCCCAAGGCCTGA
- a CDS encoding SDR family oxidoreductase → MQSKVVIITGASSGIGAASAKLLAAKGAKVVLGARREDKLKQLTDEISAAGGEAIYQTLDVTQQADNDAIVKLAKDTYGKVDVIFLNAGIMPSAPLSAMKTDDWHEMVDINIKGVLNGVAAILPTFTTQKSGQVIATSSVAGLKAYPGAAVYGGTKWFVREFMEVLRIESAMEKTNIRTATIYPAAINTELLSTISDPTTSAGMQALYEAHGISSDRIASVVAFAIEQPADTNITEFTVGPTTQPW, encoded by the coding sequence ATGCAAAGCAAAGTTGTCATCATTACCGGCGCTTCTTCAGGAATAGGTGCAGCAAGTGCAAAGTTGTTGGCAGCCAAGGGCGCCAAGGTGGTCCTTGGGGCGCGACGCGAAGATAAACTCAAGCAACTTACCGATGAGATTTCTGCAGCAGGTGGCGAAGCGATCTACCAGACGCTAGACGTCACCCAGCAGGCCGACAACGATGCCATCGTCAAATTGGCCAAGGATACCTACGGCAAAGTCGATGTCATCTTCCTCAATGCTGGCATCATGCCCAGCGCACCTCTATCAGCCATGAAAACAGACGATTGGCACGAAATGGTCGACATCAACATCAAGGGCGTGCTCAACGGCGTGGCGGCGATTCTGCCGACCTTCACCACCCAGAAGTCCGGCCAGGTGATTGCCACCTCATCGGTGGCTGGGCTCAAAGCCTACCCGGGTGCCGCAGTCTACGGCGGCACGAAGTGGTTCGTAAGAGAATTTATGGAAGTCCTACGCATCGAGTCGGCGATGGAGAAGACGAATATTCGCACAGCGACCATCTACCCCGCGGCAATCAACACCGAGTTACTGAGCACCATCAGCGACCCGACCACATCGGCGGGCATGCAAGCGCTTTACGAAGCCCACGGCATCTCGTCAGATCGAATCGCCAGTGTCGTCGCATTCGCCATCGAGCAACCGGCCGACACCAACATTACAGAGTTCACCGTGGGGCCGACGACCCAGCCCTGGTAA